A genome region from Triticum aestivum cultivar Chinese Spring chromosome 2B, IWGSC CS RefSeq v2.1, whole genome shotgun sequence includes the following:
- the LOC123038943 gene encoding wall-associated receptor kinase 2-like, which translates to MPLLRTLLLLLVFYAAVSGAPSPPPVPGPPEPNNCPDKCGDIDIPYPFGIGPRCSMSDRFVLRCNETTSPPTLLKGSAKIANISLETAQMVIYTYLTYKCRVPGGNNTIEDTTQSMNLRVGDPFLISPSENVFTAIECSLTARLKGSSKATAAYLTGCITTCARVNNTGDDGTPCRGHGCCHALLTPGLKKVSLVWDVNEQGARPVSGNLCQYAFIATKGWYNFKKSDLTGNMTFLNRLGGDRVIPVVLDWAIRNGTCPSAPKGDNNENLSDGACASTQSYCVNASNGEHGYFCRCSKGYTDINECELRRSPNSTMYKNMYPCHGGTCHDREGTIGAIALLVVLLIFLHMEREKRKLRDRFNKNGGELLKSLKIEIFTKEKLDHITHNYCDIIGQGGFGKVYKGTIDAGDSAQVAVKCSIPINQDWKKESFANEIKIQSNISHRNLVQLLGCCLETEVPMLVYEFVPRGSLHDVLHGDNKNPLPLEKRLDIAIYSVVALGYMHSEASQRTILHGDVKSGNILLDDGFAPKVSDFGTSRLMSIDKDHTNWVVGDSSYIDPVYMKTGLLTEKSDVYSFGIVLLELMTRKKARYDGNQSLPLDYVKASMGGAAREMFDPEVASGAKENEECLEEVGKIAVQCLKDDVNDRPTMSEVAERLKICKCRWLEYDRETNEICT; encoded by the exons ATGCCGTTGCTACGAACCTTGCTCCTTCTACTTGTCTTCTATGCTGCCGTGTCCGGCGCGCCATCTCCTCCTCCAGTGCCGGGGCCGCCGGAGCCGAACAACTGCCCTGACAAGTGTGGGGACATAGACATCCCCTACCCATTCGGCATCGGCCCCAGGTGCTCGATGTCCGACCGCTTCGTCCTCAGGTGCAACGAGACGACGAGTCCCCCCACCCTTCTCAAGGGAAGCGCCAAGATCGCCAACATATCGCTGGAGACGGCGCAGATGGTGATATACACCTACCTGACCTACAAGTGCCGCGTGCCGGGCGGCAACAATACTATCGAGGACACGACGCAGAGCATGAACCTTAGAGTCGGCGACCCGTTCCTGATCTCACCGTCGGAGAATGTGTTCACGGCCATCGAGTGCAGCTTGACGGCCAGGCTCAAAGGCAGCAGCAAGGCCACCGCCGCCTACCTCACCGGCTGCATCACGACGTGCGCCAGGGTCAACAACACCGGGGACGACGGCACGCCCTGCAGGGGACACGGCTGCTGCCACGCCTTGCTCACGCCCGGCCTCAAGAAAGTTAGCTTGGTGTGGGACGTGAACGAGCAAGGCGCACGTCCTGTGTCTGGCAATCTGTGCCAGTATGCCTTCATCGCTACCAAAGGCTG GTACAATTTCAAAAAAAGTGACCTGACTGGGAATATGACATTCCTCAATAGACTTGGAGGCGACAGAGTCATTCCAGTTGTTCTTGACTGGGCAATTAGGAATGGAACATGCCCATCGGCGCCAAAAGGGGATAACAATGAGAATCTTTCCGATGGCGCTTGTGCTAGCACCCAGAGCTACTGTGTAAATGCCAGTAATGGAGAACATGGCTATTTCTGCAGATGCTCCAAGGGATACACCG ATATTAATGAGTGCGAGCTGCGGAGATCCCCAAACTCAACAATGTACAAGAACATGTATCCTTGTCACGGCGGGACATGCCATGATAGAGAAG GAACAATCGGTGCCATTGCATTACTCGTTGTGCTACTAATATTCTTACACATGGAACGCGAGAAAAGAAAGCTGAGGGACCGGTTCAATAAGAACGGTGGAGAGTTACTCAAAAGTCTCAAGATCGAGATCTTCACAAAGGAGAAGCTAGACCACATCACACATAACTACTGTGACATCATCGGCCAAGGCGGCTTCGGCAAGGTCTACAAGGGAACCATCGACGCTGGAGACAGTGCACAGGTCGCCGTGAAATGCTCGATTCCCATCAACCAGGACTGGAAGAAGGAGTCCTTCGCGAATGAGATCAAGATCCAGTCCAATATCAGCCACCGGAACCTGGTCCAGTTGCTAGGATGTTGcctggagacggaggtgcccatgCTGGTCTACGAGTTTGTGCCCAGGGGGAGCCTCCACGACGTACTCCACGGCGATAATAAGAACCCTCTCCCGTTGGAAAAACGCCTGGATATCGCCATCTACTCAGTGGTTGCCCTCGGATACATGCACTCGGAGGCGAGCCAGAGGACCATCCTCCATGGAGACGTGAAGTCGGGCAACATCCTCCTGGATGACGGGTTCGCGCCCAAGGTGTCAGACTTCGGGACGTCGAGGCTCATGTCCATCGACAAGGACCATACCAACTGGGTGGTCGGGGACAGCAGCTACATCGACCCCGTGTACATGAAGACCGGGCTGCTCACCGAGAAAagcgacgtgtacagcttcggcaTCGTACTATTGGAGCTCATGACCAGGAAAAAAGCAAGGTATGACGGGAACCAGAGCCTGCCACTGGATTATGTCAAGGCTTCCATGGGCGGGGCGGCGAGGGAGATGTTTGATCCGGAGGTTGCCTCGGGTGCGAAGGAGAACGAGGAGTGCCTCGAGGAGGTGGGCAAGATCGCGGTGCAGTGTCTTAAGGATGATGTGAACGACAGGCCCACCATGAGTGAAGTGGCTGAGAGACTTAAAATATGTAAGTGCCGGTGGTTGGAGTATGACAGGGAGACGAATGAGATATGCACTTAG